Proteins encoded together in one Canis lupus familiaris isolate Mischka breed German Shepherd chromosome 25, alternate assembly UU_Cfam_GSD_1.0, whole genome shotgun sequence window:
- the LOC486061 gene encoding 60S ribosomal protein L37-like — protein sequence MHTLCRRCGSKAYHLQKSTCGKCRYPAKWKRKYNWGAKAKRRNTTGTGRMRHLKIVYHRCRHGFRGGTTPKPKRAAVAASSSS from the coding sequence ATGCACACGTTGTGCCGCCGCTGCGGCTCTAAGGCCTACCACCTTCAGAAGTCCACCTGCGGCAAGTGTCGCTACCCTGCCAAGTGGAAGAGAAAGTATAACTGGGGTGCCAAGGCTAAAAGACGGAATACCACTGGGACCGGCCGAATGAGGCACCTAAAAATTGTATACCACAGATGCAGGCATGGATTCCGTGGAGGCACGACACCTAAGCCCAAGAGGGCAGCTGTTGCAGCATCCAGTTCATCTTAA